A segment of the candidate division WOR-3 bacterium genome:
CCATGTATAGCCGTGGTCGGTTGTTTTGTAAATGAACAATGTATCTGTTCCTGATGAATGGCAGGATTGAATACCTGCGTAGATGTAACCGTTGGCGTCGTAATCAATAGCCATGTTATACCTGTAGGGAATTTCGCACTGGTTCGTGACCAGAAGATCCGGTCCCCATAGAGGGGCGTATCTCGAAGGTTCCGTGTTCGCAGTAAAGTCTTCCTGATTTTGGACAGGACAAGGCGTTGTCTCAGGAAGGATTCCTTCATCGGGATCAACGCCTTCACCTGTGCGAATTGAAACAGCTTCGGTGAAAATATTTCCTGATGGACCATATCCACTCGCGAAAATACAGGCACATACGAGCATACCGATTAGAACAAAAATTTTCTTCATCAGTCCTCCTTTTTGTTTGTTTTCAAGTAAAATTATAGTAAAAAACTATTATAATGTCATTAAAATAATATTAGCAATTTCCTTGGGAATTTCGGATCAATGATTATATTACGCAACAATGCCAAAAAATATTTGATGCCTGCCAAATGTCTGGTATAATAAAGTCAAATGGCAGGAGGTATTAATGGGCGTAAAAGAACACGGCAAAAAAATCAAACCGGCCGGAGACTTGCAAAAATACATTGATTCAACCGGTAATAAATCTGATAAAACCCATCCCTACGTCATACTTCTGGGTCTAAAACCCTGCGACACCGAACCTTTGCTCAAGAACATAGAAGGCGGTATTCCATATACCGCTTTTCAAAGACTTCAAAAAAACCTCGAGATGACGACAGGTGAACTGGCGGAGCTTCTGCAGATAAACGTACGAACGCTTCAGAGGAGAAAAAAATCCGGAAAACTCGAACCGGACGAGTCCGACAGGCTGTTGCGGCTTTCGAGGGTGTTCGGAAAAGCTCTTGAGCTTTTCGAAGGTGATTTCGATGGCGCCAAAAAATGGCTTTCCGAAAAGCAGACCGGTCTTGGGAACCTCAGACCGATAGATTTCATAAAAAGCGAAGTAGGAGCAATAGAGGTCGAAAATCTTTTGGGCAGACTCGAACATGGCGTTTTTCCTTGAAGATAACTTCCTGGCGCATAGTTAAGAAAAAATTCGAATCATCGGCTTTTTCCGGAGAAGGTTCGAGAATATACGGCGGAAGGTGGAACAGTCCAGGGAAAAAAGTTGTGTACACCTCGGAGAGTGTTTCACTCGCACTGCTTGAAATCGCAGTCCATCTAAACAGTAAGTTATTGGAAGACTTTTTTTTAATACCGGTCACTTTTGAAGATTCCTTTGTGAAAAAGGTTGATCTGAAGGATTTGCCGAAGAACTGGAGAAAATTTCCGGCACCGGTGTCGTTGAAAAGAATCGGAGATTTGTGGTACGATAAAATGAATTTTCCGGTTCTAAAAGTTCCCAGTGCAGTCGTGACGAGGGAATTCAACTATCTTTTAAACACCTCACACGAAAAATTCAGGAAGATATTAATCGGCAAACCCGAAATTTTTGAAATTGATCCGCGGCTTATTAAAAGCAGTTGATTGAGAGGTGTTTAAGATTTCTATAAACTGCGGACGATCGATGTTTGACCTTATATGCGTTGAAGGTTTATAATCAAAAAACACCCACCTTAAAAAACGGGAGGCTCCATGGTTTTTTTGTTATTTATAATGTCTCAAATTAATCCCTGGGGCAATTATCCGGAAAAACTCATTCCCGCCTCTGAAAAAGGTTACAGCATGAATTTATTCCTTCTGCGTGTTGAAGGCAATCTGGGGATTTCTACTGTCTCAGCGGGGGATGAATACATCGCGTATTTTCACGTGCCTGTTTGTTACGAGCACCAGGTTCCCGTTTATTTCGAAGTTGATAATCCTTACATGATCAACTACAGGTTCATAGAACTTACGCCTCCGAATTACATGGTAGCTGCAACTATGAGACCTGGAGCGCCGACAAGTATCAACTGGAAGGTATGGGTCCTT
Coding sequences within it:
- a CDS encoding RES family NAD+ phosphorylase is translated as MAFRKADRSWEPQTDRFHKKRSRSNRGRKSFGQTRTWRFSLKITSWRIVKKKFESSAFSGEGSRIYGGRWNSPGKKVVYTSESVSLALLEIAVHLNSKLLEDFFLIPVTFEDSFVKKVDLKDLPKNWRKFPAPVSLKRIGDLWYDKMNFPVLKVPSAVVTREFNYLLNTSHEKFRKILIGKPEIFEIDPRLIKSS